The sequence AGATCGAGCCGCTCGACGTCGAGGCCGTCGATGTGAAACCGAACGAGCCGGAGGGCGAGCGTGCCCACACCGTCGAGGAGGCAAAGGCCGTCACGAGGCGGCGGGCGCAGGACCTCGGGCTGCTCCTCGCCCGCTACGTCCGCCGCCACCTCCCGAAGCGTGCCCCGTCCGCGCCGTCGCCCGTACCCGAGCCGCCGCGCCTGAAGGGTCGTCTCGGGGCGATCCTGCCGGTGATGCGGCTCATCCCGTGGGTCCTCGGCGCGCTGTTCCTCGTCTCGTTCGTGTGGGACTTTCCCGGCGCGAGCCTCTCCCTCTTCGGGCGCGAGCTGGGGCTGTCGGGCCTGCTCCGCATCCTCGCGGTCAGCGGGCTGATCGGGTTTGCGACGAACTGGCTGGCGATCACGATGCTGTTCCAGCCGCGCGAGAAGCGGCCCATCGTGCCGCAGGGCCTGATTCCCGCGCAGCGCGAGCGCGTCATCTTCCGGCTCGCCCAGGCGATCTCGCAGGAGCTGATCAACGAGGACATCATCAAGGCTAAGATCGAGGCCAGCGGCGCGATCCGGCGCTACCGCGAGCAGGCGGTCGACGTGCTGCGCTCGGTCGTCGAGGACCCCGAGTTCCGAGACGAGTTGAAGGACTTGACGGCGGCCTACGTCGAGAGCGTGCTCGGCTCCGAAGCGATGCGCGAGCAGCTTGCCGACCTCGCGCGGCAGAAGATCGAGGACTACGCCGGCCAGGGCTTCGGCGGCCTCGCGCTCCGCGCCTACCGCGCCGTGGGCGAGCGCGACTTCCAGCAGCGGATCGACCGGGCGATCCAGGA comes from Bacteroidota bacterium and encodes:
- a CDS encoding DUF445 family protein; amino-acid sequence: MSDSRKRRITPVPGIIGPDEIEPLDVEAVDVKPNEPEGERAHTVEEAKAVTRRRAQDLGLLLARYVRRHLPKRAPSAPSPVPEPPRLKGRLGAILPVMRLIPWVLGALFLVSFVWDFPGASLSLFGRELGLSGLLRILAVSGLIGFATNWLAITMLFQPREKRPIVPQGLIPAQRERVIFRLAQAISQELINEDIIKAKIEASGAIRRYREQAVDVLRSVVEDPEFRDELKDLTAAYVESVLGSEAMREQLADLARQKIEDYAGQGFGGLALRAYRAVGERDFQQRIDRAIQEIPGALDPVLDRLDESLDRVPALVEARSEQIEDFATKTVLGFVERLDVYSMIIENARGFDEAQLENLLKKTSNEQLNYIKYLGGILGVVGGFVIWEPVLALAVLAALGLGLWGLDEALYRMRAA